A window of Castanea sativa cultivar Marrone di Chiusa Pesio chromosome 1, ASM4071231v1 contains these coding sequences:
- the LOC142621934 gene encoding protein BASIC PENTACYSTEINE6, producing the protein MDDGGHRENGRHKADQYKTAQSQWLMQHQPSMKQIMGIMAERDAAIQERNLAVAEKKAAIAERDMAFLERDTAIAERNNAMLERDNAIATLQYRENSFTSGNMSCPPGCQISRGVKHIHHPQAQQHMHHVPHMGEPSYNTREMNTSDGLAMSPVASETAKSKRAKRTKENKGLSSDKKAAKTPRKIKRESDDLNNMFGKPNEWKSEQDMGSGGDDLNRQTGVPKTDWKGQDLGLNQVAFDESTMPAPVCSCTGILRQCYKWGNGGWQSSCCTTTLSMYPLPAVPNKRHARVGGRKMSGSAFNKLLSRLAAEGHDLSNPVDLKDNWAKHGTNRYITIK; encoded by the exons ATGGATGATGGAGGGCATCGTGAAAATGGAAGACACAAAGCGGATCAGTACAAAACAGCTCAGAGTCAG TGGTTGATGCAACATCAGCCATCAATGAAACAGATAATGGGCATTATGGCTGAAAGAGATGCGGCCATTCAAGAAAGAAATTTGGCCGTTGCTGAAAAAAAGGCAGCTATTGCAGAGAGAGACATGGCATTTCTGGAACGAGATACAGCAATTGCAGAACGGAATAATGCTATGTTGGAACGTGACAATGCAATTGCAACACTTCAGTACCGGGAAAACTCCTTTACCAGTGGTAATATGTCATGCCCACCTGGATGTCAGATCTCTCGAGGGGTGAAGCACATACACCATCCACAAGCACAACAGCACATGCATCATGTACCCCATATGGGTGAGCCTTCTTACAATACAAGGGAAATGAACACAAGCGATGGTCTAGCAATGTCACCAGTTGCTTCTGAGACTGCAAAGTCAAAACGGGCTAAACGAACAAAGGAGAACAAGGGACTGTCATCTGATAAGAAGGCTGCAAAAACTCCAAGGAAGATTAAGAGGGAGAGTGATGACTTGAATAACATGTTTGGCAAGCCAAATGAGTGGAAGAGCGAGCAGGACATGGGCAGTGGAGGTGATGATCTTAACAGACAGACAGGGGTTCCAAAGACAGATTGGAAAGGGCAGGACTTGGGGTTAAATCAAGTTGCATTTGATGAGTCAACAATGCCTGCGCCTGTATGCTCCTGCACTGGAATCCTAAGGCAGTGTTACAAATGGGGAAATGGGGGGTGGCAATCTTCATGCTGCACAACCACCTTGTCAATGTATCCTCTGCCAGCAGTTCCAAACAAACGGCATGCCCGAGTTGGGGGGCGAAAGATGAGTGGAAGCGCCTTTAACAAGCTGCTCAGCCGGCTTGCTGCAGAAGGCCATGATCTGTCAAATCCAGTTGATCTGAAGGATAATTGGGCCAAGCATGGCACAAATCGCTACATCACAATTAAGTag
- the LOC142621594 gene encoding bZIP transcription factor 29-like: MGGTNENGAGMQGLQSTFGLKPKNQFDVQNFNTLQKGVPMRQLPQNLSPSSENSNKRPGIPPSHPNNSVNSMQYSQFTGSRPASRQPGSQNLSPGPSHTRSLSQPSFFMLDSLPPLSPLPSMSSLSDPIMADVSMEESVVNSHAQPHGGNGGNAFRVGEGLPPRKGGHRRSNSDNLPLGFSAMIQASPQLMPIGSRGVLERSVSGRENSGAEKPATLVMKSELKRDRDGNNIADGTGEGKSEGEISDDLINVYMNFENIDKMNSSGTEEKDLDSRASGSRTNGCDSSDNEVESRINGYPNSLQGLSSGFSNEKREGKRIAGGETTPTVRHYRSVSMDSYMESLNFDDESPKLPPIGTGVGQHLPSNVIDGNSSKFSMELGNVEFSDAELQKIKENAKLTEIALSDPKRAKRILANRQSAARSKERKTRHTADLEHKAQILETENTTLSAEVTKLQRESLALQSENKELKFRLQAMEQESKLKDALNETLTTEVQRLRLAATECGGEGYLANLMAQQLSINQQMFQLQHAQPRQLYHLSQEQQHLLQQQAQLQPQQQNCDTGDQETNQ; the protein is encoded by the exons ATGGGTGGCACTAATGAAAATGGTGCTGGTATGCAAGGGCTTCAATCTACATTTGGTTTGAAGCCAAAGAATCAATTTGATGTGCAAAATTTCAATACCCTTCAAAAGGGTGTGCCTATGCGTCAATTGCCACAAAATTTGAGTCCTAGTAGTGAGAACAGTAATAAGAGGCCTGGTATACCACCCTCACACCCTAATAACTCTGTTAATTCGATGCAATATTCACAGTTTACGGGGTCCAGACCAGCCTCTAGGCAGCCGGGTTCGCAGAATTTGAGCCCGGGGCCTTCCCATACTAGGTCTTTATCTCAACCTTCTTTTTTCATGCTTGATAGTTTGCCCCCTTTGAGCCCTTTGCCCTCTATGAGCTCTCTCTCAGACCCGATTATGGCTGATGTGTCTATGGAAGAAAGTGTTGTTAATTCTCATGCCCAGCCTCATGGTGGAAATGGAGGTAATGCGTTTCGAGTTGGTGAGGGCCTTCCACCTCGTAAAGGTGGACACCGTCGTTCTAATAGTGATAATCTTCCGTTAGGATTCTCAGCCATGATTCAAGCTTCACCACAATTGATGCCCATTGGGAGTCGGGGAGTTTTGGAACGGTCAGTTTCTGGGAGAGAGAATTCGGGAGCGGAAAAGCCAGCCACGTTGGTGATGAAATCGGAATTGAAAAGGGATAGGGATGGCAATAACATTGCTGATGGGACAGGTGAAGGGAAATCGGAGGGGGAAATTTCAGATGACTTGATTAATGTATACATGAACTTTGAAAACATTGATAAAATGAACTCATCTGGTACTGAGGAAAAGGATTTGGATAGCAGAGCCAGTGGCTCGAGGACAAATGGATGTGATAGCAGTGATAATGAAGTGGAAAGTCGGATAAATGGCTACCCAAACAGTTTGCAAGGGTTAAGTTCTGGTTTTTCTAATGAGAAGAGGGAAGGAAAGAGAATTGCTGGTGGAGAAACGACACCTACTGTTCGACACTATAGAAGTGTTTCAATGGATAGTTATATGgaaagtttgaattttgatgatgaaTCACCAAAGCTTCCGCCTATAGGAACTGGGGTGGGTCAACACTTGCCTAGCAATGTAATTGATGGGAACTCAAGTAAGTTTAGCATGGAGCTTGGAAATGTTGAGTTTAGTGATGCTGAGCTGCAAAAGATCAAggaaaatgcaaaactgactgAGATTGCACTATCAGACCCCAAACGTGCCAAGAG GATTTTGGCCAATCGTCAATCAGCTGCCCGTTCTAAGGAGCGGAAGACACGGCACACTGCAGACTTAGAGCACAAGGCACAAATTCTAGAGACAGAGAACACTACATTGTCTGCAGAGGTTACAAAGTTACAG AGAGAGTCTCTTGCACTTCAGAGTGAGAACAAGGAGTTGAAATTTCGCCTTCAGGCCATGGAACAAGAGTCCAAACTCAAAGATG CTTTGAATGAGACCTTGACCACAGAAGTCCAGCGTTTAAGGCTCGCTGCAACAGAGTGCGGTGGTGAAGGCTACTTGGCGAACCTCATGGCCCAGCAGCTTTCCATTAATCAACAGATGTTTCAGTTGCAGCACGCCCAGCCCAGGCAGCTTTACCATTTGTCGCAGGAGCAACAACATCTGCTGCAACAGCAGGCACAACTGCAGCCCCAGCAGCAGAATTGTGATACGGGTGACCAGGAGACAAACCAGTAG
- the LOC142606738 gene encoding uncharacterized protein LOC142606738 has protein sequence MAAVEAGKKVEVEGEQEKNEKAGELLFCGGTCWDAIGRRKGSIEGNLVSPTRLRPLLGVDIRFVATGCASCHCVALDVEGRCYTWGRNEKGQLGHGDTLQRDRPTVVSELLKYKVTKAASGRSHTVVVTADGNSLSFGWNKHGQLGSGSVRNEIESSPVRCLVSDVKNTACGADFTVWLTSVEGASILTAGLPQYGQLGHGTDNEYNTKDSSVRLAYEAQPRPKAIASLSGETIVKVACGANHTVAVDSNGFVYTWGFGGYGRLGHREQKDEWSPRRVDVFQRHNVLPPDAVVSAGSVNSACTAAGGQLYMWGKIKTTGDDWMYPKPLMDLSGWNIRCMDSGSMHHFVGADSSCISWGHAQYGELGFGPTGQKSSATPKKVDILEGMHVISVACGSGLSMVIVDRTNAGDRLDQLDVYDGKGSGEGSEEPESKTVAKQTTKKGAAKASNYSKKRKKSKDSSDSEDEESDDDDSENGEEQPNGKAEKKSQGGKGSNRGQGKGAAKPVRGRGRPPSANKSSQPPPQAKSGKRGRPRKS, from the exons ATGGCTGCGGTGGAGGCGGGGAAGAAGGTTGAGGTTGAGGGGGAGCAGGAGAAGAATGAGAAAGCCGGTGAGCTTTTGTTCTGTGGCGGCACGTGTTGGGACGCGATTGGTCGCCGCAAAGGTAGCATCGAAGGCAACTTGGTCTCTCCCACTCGCCTTCGTCCACTCCTCGGCGTCGATATCCGATTCGTCGCCACTGGTTGCG cgtcGTGTCATTGCGTGGCGTTGGATGTGGAAGGGCGTTGCTATACGTGGGGGCGCAATGAG AAGGGGCAACTTGGTCATGGAGATACACTTCAACGCGATAGGCCGACTGTAGTTTCTGAACTTCTAAA GTACAAAGTCACCAAAGCTGCATCAGGGAGAAGTCATACAGTGGTGGTTACTGCAGATGGCAATTCCCTCTCTTTTGGCTGGAACAAACATGGGCAGCTGGGTTCAGGCTCTGTACGGAATG AAATTGAGTCATCTCCTGTTCGCTGTCTTGTGTCCGATGTAAAAAATACTGCTTGTGGAGCTGACTTCACCGTGTGGTTAACTTCTGTTGAAGGAGCTTCTATACT GACCGCAGGTCTTCCACAGTATGGACAACTTGGGCATGGAACGGACAATGAG TACAACACTAAAGACAGCTCAGTGAGGCTTGCTTATGAAGCCCAACCACGCCCTAAAGCAATAGCTTCCCTTTCTGGGGAAACAATTGTCAAAGTTGCATGTGGAGCGAACCATACAG TGGCGGTTGATTCAAATGGCTTTGTTTACAC GTGGGGCTTTGGTGGTTATGGAAG GCTCGGACATAGGGAGCAGAAGGATGAGTGGTCCCCTCGTCGTGTTGATGTTTTTCAGAGGCACAATGTTCTACCTCCTGATGCAGTGGTATCAGCTGGTTCTGTTAACTCTGCTTGCACTGCTG CTGGAGGGCAGCTGTATATGTGGGGCAAAATAAAGACCACTGGTGATGACTGGATGTATCCTAAACCTCTCATGGATTTAAG TGGTTGGAACATACGTTGCATGGATTCAGGTAGTATGCACCATTTTGTTGGTGCTGATTCCTCCTGCATAAGTTGGGGCCACGCACAATACGGAGAGCTGGGATTTGGCCCTACTGGGCAGAA ATCCTCTGCAACACCAAAAAAGGTAGATATTCTTGAGGGCATGCATGTCATCAG TGTTGCATGTGGTTCTGGCCTTTCCATGGTGATTGTTGATAGAACAAATGCTGGTGATCGACTTGATCAA CTTGATGTATATGATGGCAAAGGTTCTGGGGAAG GGAGTGAGGAGCCTGAGAGCAAAACTGTTGCCAAGCAAACTACTAAAAAGGGTGCTGCTAAAGCTTCTAATTActccaagaagaggaagaagtctAAAGATTCATCCGACTCTGAAGATGAGGAGAGTGATGATGATGACAGTGAAAATGGTGAAGAACAGCCCAATGGGAAGGCGGAAAAGAAAAGTCAAGGTGGGAAGGGTTCTAATAGAGGTCAAGGTAAGGGTGCCGCTAAACCAGTGCGTGGACGGGGGCGCCCTCCTTCAGCAAACAAAAGCTCACAGCCGCCACCTCAAGCGAAATCCGGTAAAAGAGGAAGGCCCCGTAAGTCATAA